AACGGCGGAAGACCTGCGCTAACCTATCGTTACAATTATGATTTCAGCCTCGCGCTTGTCATTTACATGAAAGAGGAGCAAGGACAAGGGTTTGTTTCAGCAGCAGTCGTTAACCTGGAAGATCATATTCTGCTAAAAGAAGAATATTTGATACCTGTTTTTGAACGGCAGCATTTCCATGAGGTTATTGGGCGTTTCCTTGCGTTGTATCCTTCCATTAAAGTGATCGGCATAGGCATTCCTGGACAGGCCGTCAATGGTGAAATTACGGTGAGCAGTCATCGGGAGCTGACGGGTTTTCGCGTGATTGAAGAGATTGAATCGCAATTTGGACTGCCCGTTATGGTGGAAAATGATATTAATGCCGCCATAAGTGGGTATTGTGCGAAACAGGACTTGGATGACGTGCCATGTGTACTTGGCATATATTTTCCTACGAAGTACCCGCCAGGAATGGGGATATATCTGGATGGAAAGATAGTCAAAGGAAAGAACGGCATGGCCGGAGAAATCAAGTTTCTCCCCATGAGTCTTGATTGGTATCGTGAAATGGATAAGGAAACATTTGTGGATGCATTATGCCAAATCATTCAAAGCGTCAATGCCGTTCTTGCTCCAGACAAAATTGTGATCTATCAGGATCGAGTGGAAGCAGATACTTGGTACAATGCATGGGAAATCTATCAGACTCAGCAGCCTATGCCATCGTTTCCTGAAGTGATTTTACAGGATACATTTCAACAGGACTTTGAAGCAGGCATGCGCTGGCTCACGCTCAAAGAATTGGAGCCGGTCCTGATCATTTAAATAAGTAGAAAGAACCCCCAGAATTCACTGAGGGTTCTTTCTGCATCATGTCTTGACAAAGAAAAGCTACTGATGCATATTAAATAAATATACTTTATAAAGATATTTATTTATGGTGGGAATGGCAATAAAGATTCACTCATAGTGAGAGAGGTGAGGTATGGCAACTTGGTTTTTAATTGTTATCTATCTGGCATTTGGTAGCTTGG
This DNA window, taken from Paenibacillus kribbensis, encodes the following:
- a CDS encoding ROK family protein, which codes for MKKANANLMKAINLNNVRQVMKRVETATKPQLASLTKLSVVTVNSLVKELHDLGEIFEDETVPSNGGRPALTYRYNYDFSLALVIYMKEEQGQGFVSAAVVNLEDHILLKEEYLIPVFERQHFHEVIGRFLALYPSIKVIGIGIPGQAVNGEITVSSHRELTGFRVIEEIESQFGLPVMVENDINAAISGYCAKQDLDDVPCVLGIYFPTKYPPGMGIYLDGKIVKGKNGMAGEIKFLPMSLDWYREMDKETFVDALCQIIQSVNAVLAPDKIVIYQDRVEADTWYNAWEIYQTQQPMPSFPEVILQDTFQQDFEAGMRWLTLKELEPVLII